Proteins encoded by one window of Perca fluviatilis chromosome 13, GENO_Pfluv_1.0, whole genome shotgun sequence:
- the si:ch211-81a5.1 gene encoding E3 ubiquitin-protein ligase RNF115 isoform X2, translating to MAEAADTPQHRFFCHCCKCETNPKIPDFVCPRCDSDFIEEVTEDSSLLQNSRSAASEDSNLLFSELWQLLFMERSALLSHPPSSECDPDDSEQISAGQSRLSLVSPGFTEAGEPESPSQPEQERSSRPEQRPAVEGIVQQFLAGLFANSRNSGAAPAALSSMLQLHSNPGDYAWGQGGLDAVITELLGQLEGTGPPPAEKEMISSLPTVCISQEQTDCRLECPVCREEYSSGESVRKLPCLHYFHSECIVPWLELHDTCPVCRKSLDGVDNSLLPTSEPPEPRSIRTEQQERQAI from the exons ATGGCGGAGGCTGCGGACACACCACAACACAGGTTTTTCTGTCACTGCTGTAAATGTGAAACAAACCCCAAAATCCCG GATTTTGTATGCCCGAGATGTGACTCTGACTTCATTGAAGAGGTGACAGAAGACTCCAG TCTCTTGCAGAATAGCAGATCAGCGGCCAGTGAAGATTCAAACTTGCTTTTCTCAGAG TTATGGCAACTGCTGTTTATGGAGCGCTCTGCTCTGCTGTCTCATCCGCCCTCATCAGAGTGCGACCCAGATGACAGCGAGCAGATATCTGCAGGTCAGAGCCGTCTTTCTCTAGTGTCGCCAGGCTTTACTGAGGCCGGAGAACCAGAGTCACCTTCCCAACCTGAACAAGAGAGGTCATCCAGGCCTGAACAAAGGCCTGCAGTGGAAGG GATCGTGCAGCAGTTCTTGGCCGGCCTGTTTGCCAACAGCAGAAACTCCGGTGCTGCACCAGCTGCACT ATCCAGCATGCTACAGTTGCACTCAAACCCTGGAGATTATGCGTGGGGTCAGGGAGGTCTGGATGCTGTTATCACAGAG TTGTTAGGACAGCTGGAGGGCACAGGTCCACCCCCTGCAGAAAAGGAGATGATCTCATCCCTGCCAACAGTTTGCATCTCTCAAGAACAGACAG ACTGCAGACTGGAGTGTCCAGTTTGTAGGGAGGAGTATTCATCAGGGGAGTCTGTCAGGAAACTACCCTGCCTCCATTACTTCCACAGTGAATGTATCGTGCCTTGGCTGGAGCTG CATGATACCTGCCCAGTGTGCAGAAAAAGCCTTGACGGTGTCGACAACAGCCTCCTGCCCACATCAGAACCCCCAGAACCTCGCTCCATCAGGACAGAGCAACAGGAGAGGCAGGCAATCTGA
- the scamp3 gene encoding secretory carrier-associated membrane protein 3 isoform X2, with amino-acid sequence MNTSVEAAQDPAVTQHSSNTGYATLDLYNPFDNTTGPPPPYEATSPSAPSVPAQTPPSRTTPTEPRNYGSNFSQTAVNATTAELLKKQEELEKKARELERRERELESHSLGPGASRQNNWPPLPSFCPVGPCFYQDINVEITQRFQRTVTIMYYFWILCTCTLFFNLISSMAMFCVDPSGGVGLGLAILWGLLFTPCSFVCWYRPMYKAFRSDSSFNFFVFFFVFFAQVVVSVIMTIGIPGWGFSGWIVSLAALKTSVPVGAIMMMNAILFTAQAAMGVVMLKKVHSLYRQTDASFQKAQAEFATGVMSNQVVRQAATSAATSAATSAAQGAFTAPR; translated from the exons ATGAATACATCAGTAGAAGCCGCTCAG GACCCTGCAGTGACTCAACACAGCAGCAACACAGGATATGCCACACTGGACCTTTACAACCCATTTGATAATACTACTGGG CCTCCACCTCCGTATGAAGccacctctccctctgctccatCTGTGCCTGCACAGACCCCACCCAGCAGAACTACACCCACTGAGCCTCGCAACTATGGCTCCAATTTCTCCCAG ACTGCAGTGAATGCTACCACAGCAGAGCTCCTGAAGaagcaggaggagctggagaagAAAGCCCGGGAgctggagaggagagagagagagctcgaGTCACACAGCCTGGGACCTGGAGCCT CCCGTCAGAATAACTGGCCCCCACTGCCTTCATTTTGCCCTGTGGGCCCCTGCTTCTACCAGGACATCAATGTCGAGATCACACAGCGCTTCCAGCGCACCGTCACCATCATGTATTACTTCTGGATAT TATGCACTTGCACGCTGTTCTTCAACCTGATCTCCTCCATGGCTATGTTCTGCGTGGACCCATCGGGTGGTGTTGGCCTGGGCCTCGCCATCCTCTGGGGCCTCCTCTTCACCCCCTGCTCCTTCGTCTGTTGGTACCGACCCATGTACAAAGCCTTCAG GAGTGACAGCTCCTTCAAtttctttgtcttcttcttcgttttctTTGCCCAAGTGGTCGTCTCCGTCATCATGACTATTGGTATCCCTGGATGGGGTTTCAG CGGTTGGATCGTGAGCCTGGCTGCTCTGAAGACCAGTGTCCCTGTTGGTGCGATCATGATGATGAATGCCATCCTCTTTACTGCCCAAGCAGCCATGGGAGTTGTCATGCTGAAGAAG GTCCACAGTCTATACAGGCAGACCGATGCCAGCTTTCAGAAGGCCCAGGCCGAGTTTGCCACCGGAGTCATGTCCAATCAGGTCGTACGCCAAGCTGCCACCAGTGCTGCCACCAGTGCTGCCACCAGCGCTGCCCAGGGGGCCTTCACCGCACCTCGATAG
- the scamp3 gene encoding secretory carrier-associated membrane protein 3 isoform X1: MSKYTSFPEPMDDHNPFQDPAVTQHSSNTGYATLDLYNPFDNTTGPPPPYEATSPSAPSVPAQTPPSRTTPTEPRNYGSNFSQTAVNATTAELLKKQEELEKKARELERRERELESHSLGPGASRQNNWPPLPSFCPVGPCFYQDINVEITQRFQRTVTIMYYFWILCTCTLFFNLISSMAMFCVDPSGGVGLGLAILWGLLFTPCSFVCWYRPMYKAFRSDSSFNFFVFFFVFFAQVVVSVIMTIGIPGWGFSGWIVSLAALKTSVPVGAIMMMNAILFTAQAAMGVVMLKKVHSLYRQTDASFQKAQAEFATGVMSNQVVRQAATSAATSAATSAAQGAFTAPR; the protein is encoded by the exons ATGTCAAAATACACAAGCTTTCCAGAGCCGATGGACGACCACAACCCTTTCCAA GACCCTGCAGTGACTCAACACAGCAGCAACACAGGATATGCCACACTGGACCTTTACAACCCATTTGATAATACTACTGGG CCTCCACCTCCGTATGAAGccacctctccctctgctccatCTGTGCCTGCACAGACCCCACCCAGCAGAACTACACCCACTGAGCCTCGCAACTATGGCTCCAATTTCTCCCAG ACTGCAGTGAATGCTACCACAGCAGAGCTCCTGAAGaagcaggaggagctggagaagAAAGCCCGGGAgctggagaggagagagagagagctcgaGTCACACAGCCTGGGACCTGGAGCCT CCCGTCAGAATAACTGGCCCCCACTGCCTTCATTTTGCCCTGTGGGCCCCTGCTTCTACCAGGACATCAATGTCGAGATCACACAGCGCTTCCAGCGCACCGTCACCATCATGTATTACTTCTGGATAT TATGCACTTGCACGCTGTTCTTCAACCTGATCTCCTCCATGGCTATGTTCTGCGTGGACCCATCGGGTGGTGTTGGCCTGGGCCTCGCCATCCTCTGGGGCCTCCTCTTCACCCCCTGCTCCTTCGTCTGTTGGTACCGACCCATGTACAAAGCCTTCAG GAGTGACAGCTCCTTCAAtttctttgtcttcttcttcgttttctTTGCCCAAGTGGTCGTCTCCGTCATCATGACTATTGGTATCCCTGGATGGGGTTTCAG CGGTTGGATCGTGAGCCTGGCTGCTCTGAAGACCAGTGTCCCTGTTGGTGCGATCATGATGATGAATGCCATCCTCTTTACTGCCCAAGCAGCCATGGGAGTTGTCATGCTGAAGAAG GTCCACAGTCTATACAGGCAGACCGATGCCAGCTTTCAGAAGGCCCAGGCCGAGTTTGCCACCGGAGTCATGTCCAATCAGGTCGTACGCCAAGCTGCCACCAGTGCTGCCACCAGTGCTGCCACCAGCGCTGCCCAGGGGGCCTTCACCGCACCTCGATAG
- the si:ch211-81a5.1 gene encoding E3 ubiquitin-protein ligase RNF115 isoform X1, protein MEFICAILTKIRGNPYADIKKDYLSSIFLHFLKVDRQETGAEGSPVSLFLCKDFVCPRCDSDFIEEVTEDSSLLQNSRSAASEDSNLLFSELWQLLFMERSALLSHPPSSECDPDDSEQISAGQSRLSLVSPGFTEAGEPESPSQPEQERSSRPEQRPAVEGIVQQFLAGLFANSRNSGAAPAALSSMLQLHSNPGDYAWGQGGLDAVITELLGQLEGTGPPPAEKEMISSLPTVCISQEQTDCRLECPVCREEYSSGESVRKLPCLHYFHSECIVPWLELHDTCPVCRKSLDGVDNSLLPTSEPPEPRSIRTEQQERQAI, encoded by the exons atggAATTCATCTGCGCTATATTGACAAAAATACGTGGAAACCCCTATGCAGATATTAAAAAAGATTATTTGTCGTctattttccttcattttttaAAGGTTGACAGACAGGAAACGGGGGCAGAGGGATCCCCTGTCTCTCTATTTTTGTGTAAG GATTTTGTATGCCCGAGATGTGACTCTGACTTCATTGAAGAGGTGACAGAAGACTCCAG TCTCTTGCAGAATAGCAGATCAGCGGCCAGTGAAGATTCAAACTTGCTTTTCTCAGAG TTATGGCAACTGCTGTTTATGGAGCGCTCTGCTCTGCTGTCTCATCCGCCCTCATCAGAGTGCGACCCAGATGACAGCGAGCAGATATCTGCAGGTCAGAGCCGTCTTTCTCTAGTGTCGCCAGGCTTTACTGAGGCCGGAGAACCAGAGTCACCTTCCCAACCTGAACAAGAGAGGTCATCCAGGCCTGAACAAAGGCCTGCAGTGGAAGG GATCGTGCAGCAGTTCTTGGCCGGCCTGTTTGCCAACAGCAGAAACTCCGGTGCTGCACCAGCTGCACT ATCCAGCATGCTACAGTTGCACTCAAACCCTGGAGATTATGCGTGGGGTCAGGGAGGTCTGGATGCTGTTATCACAGAG TTGTTAGGACAGCTGGAGGGCACAGGTCCACCCCCTGCAGAAAAGGAGATGATCTCATCCCTGCCAACAGTTTGCATCTCTCAAGAACAGACAG ACTGCAGACTGGAGTGTCCAGTTTGTAGGGAGGAGTATTCATCAGGGGAGTCTGTCAGGAAACTACCCTGCCTCCATTACTTCCACAGTGAATGTATCGTGCCTTGGCTGGAGCTG CATGATACCTGCCCAGTGTGCAGAAAAAGCCTTGACGGTGTCGACAACAGCCTCCTGCCCACATCAGAACCCCCAGAACCTCGCTCCATCAGGACAGAGCAACAGGAGAGGCAGGCAATCTGA